A section of the Portunus trituberculatus isolate SZX2019 chromosome 20, ASM1759143v1, whole genome shotgun sequence genome encodes:
- the LOC123506551 gene encoding uncharacterized protein LOC123506551 isoform X1, translating to MSETQKPEKTPQSLVTESLLKKTLKTDKGDDAELISYEVKDFTSKGDNYACVVTSALVRYRQGDQKEKEVSYVAKCNPCRKQEIFDSVTIMAFSKEAAFYHKIVPLINVELEAVGQEPLRLPECYVNHEVEGEQVLMMRDLRVDGFKMFDRKKGMDKAHATLVVRELARLHAASVVAQDKMSEPIEDTHDFLMEDFDTLEMPDGKKIFEIVFASNLTNGAKMAEKIGGYEKVAEWLNSKSKEGLSMFVDCIRSKNEPFNVVCHGDCWNNNILFKYDEAGKPIDVRLIDLQICRKATPATDLNYFMYTSLNGPERKENLQSFLEIYYDTFLQVLSRAGKTMPFSLEELKKEYHRMNLFGFLMALMIVPLVVAEASEVMDFDEFGEDVEESMKGYEEKMLAQLDTNPLLQPRLLATYDEMLEYGVI from the exons A TGTCCGAGACGCAGAAGCCAGAGAAGACACCACAGTCTCTTGTAACCGAGAGCCTTTTAAAGAAGACGCTGAAGACGGACAAAGGTGATGATGCTGAATTGATCTCCTATGAGGTGAAGGACTTCACTAGTAAAGGCGACAACTACGCCTGTGTCGTCACCAGTGCACTCGTCCGCTACCGCCAAGGAgaccagaaagaaaaggaggtgtcTTACGTGGCCAAGTGTAATCCCTGCAGGAAACAAGAAATTTTTGATTCAGTTACCATTATGGCTTTCAGTAAAGAAGCAGCCTTCTACCACAAAATTGTGCCGCTAATCAATGTCGAGCTTGAGGCCGTGGGGCAAGAGCCGCTGCGCTTGCCGGAGTGCTACGTGAACCacgaggtggagggagagcaggTTCTCATGATGAGGGACCTGAGGGTTGATGGCTTCAAGATGTTCGACCGTAAGAAGGGCATGGATAAGGCGCACGCCACACTGGTAGTACGCGAGCTGGCACGTTTGCACGCCGCTTCTGTCGTCGCGCAAGACAAAATGTCTGAGCCCATTGAGGACACCCATGACTTCCTAATGGAGGACTTTGACACCTTGGAGATGCccgatgggaaaaaaatatttgaaatagtATTTGCCTCTAACTTGACTAATGGGGCGAAAATGGCGGAGAAGATCGGTGGTTATGAAAAGGTGGCGGAGTGGCTCAACAGCAAGTCCAAGGAGGGCTTGTCCATGTTTGTTGACTGTATCAGAAGCAAGAATGAGCCATTCAACGTGGTGTGCCACGGCGACTGCTGGAACAACAACATTCTctttaa GTACGACGAGGCAGGTAAGCCCATTGACGTGCGCCTTATTGACCTTCAAATCTGCCGCAAAGCCACCCCGGCCACGGACCTGAACTACTTCATGTACACGAGTCTCAACGgaccagaaagaaaggaaaacctgCAATCGTTCCTCGAGATCTACTACGATACTTTTCTCCAGGTGCTCTCAAGGGCTGGGAAGACGATGCCCTTCAGTCTTGAGGAGCTGAAGAAGGAATATCACAGGATGAACCTCTTCGGGTTCCTTATGGCTCTGATGATAGTGCCGCTGGTAGTGGCGGAGGCATCTGAAGTAATGGACTTTGATGAATTCGGTGAAGATGTCGAGGAGTCAATGAAAGGTTATGAGGAAAAGATGCTGGCACAACTGGACACTAATCCTTTGCTTCAGCCTCGCCTCCTTGCGACATATGATGAAATGCTGGAGTATGGCGtgatctag